In SAR202 cluster bacterium, the sequence ATTTTCCTGATGAAGTGATTCTACCAATATACCAGCAATTTTATGGTTGTTAACTAAGACATCATTTGGCCATTTTATTTGTGGGAGCAAATTAATTGATTCTAAAAAGCGAGAAATTATCACAGATGAAGCAATTGTTAATTGATTAATCATTTCTGAATCAGGGTAAACTAATATAGAAAAAGTAATGTTTTGATTTTGTGCACTGATCCAGTCTCTGCCAAGTCTTCCTCTAGCTTTGGTTTGATGCTCTGCAAAAACAACCAAACCATCATTACGCGAATCATTTGAATATTTTCGTGCAATATCCATAGTAGATGTAGTTTGATCTAAATAGATAAAGTTATTACCGATAGCAGAATTATCTAATTCCATTTTAATAGAATTAATGTCTAAGTTAATGTTAAACCTCAACTTTCTATATAAGTGTATAATGATAATTATAGTAAAAATGACAAAATACTAATACATATGAGAAATATTATATTAATAGTACTGAGCACTATCTTTACATTTAGTTGTCAACAAGAAGCTGAACTAGATAGCAATGATATATCAATTATCCACGATTATCGCGAGTATATAACTAATGAGTCACTTATAGAATTAGAACAAATTCAATTAACTAATACATTCGATAATCCATGGGCTATGGAATTTATCGATGATGAAATGGTAATAATTACTGAAAAAGACGGAAAATTATCATTAGTTAATTTAAGAAATAATACAGTATCAGAAATAAATCATACTATCCCTGTAACTAGTTATGGGCAAGGAGGATTATTAGATATTGCTTATTACAACGATTATTTATATATCAGTTTTACTATTGGTAATAATAAGGGTAAATATACAACGGCTATTGGTAAGGGTGAATTTTTATCCCCGTATAATGAAATAAAAGATTTCGAGATACTTTTGGAAGCTTCCCCATATTTGAATAGTGGGGCTCATTTTGGATCTCGAATACTTATTAATAGAGATAATATTTACGCCACTATTGGAGAGAGAGGAAGTGGAAAATTATCTCAAAATCCTGCAAATCATATAGGAAGTGTAGTTGAAATCAATTTGAATGGGAGCAAAAATGCCGCTAGATTCAGCAATTACAAAGATTCTTTGCCAGAAGTATTTCAAATTGGCCTTAGAAACCCTCAAGGTCTGGCATTAGCTCCAAATGGAAATATGTATTTAAGTAATCATGGAGCTAAGGGTGGAGATTTTATAGGATTAGTCCTACCGAATACGAATTATGGTTGGAATAATATAGGTTGGGGTGGAAAAAATTATATTGGAACCCATATTGGCACAGGTAAAGCATTTAGTGATGAATATTTAAAACCAATATTATCTTGGGTGCCTTCAATTGCGCCTAGCGATATAGTCTTTTATCAAGGAGACGAATTTCTAGAATGGTCAAATGATTTGTTGGTTACGTCATTAAAATTCAAAATGCTTCTAAAAATTAGTATTATTGATGGAAATGTTAGTAATGAAACCATTATTCTTAAAGACAAAATAGGAAGGATTCGTGATGTTGATGTTAATTCAAAAGGAGAAATATTCCTAATAACTGATGAATCCAATTCTACAATTTGGAAAATAACGAATCCAAAAAGGAAATAAAATGAAAATATCTATAATGGGAGCAGGAGCAGTTGGAAGTTATATTGGACATAAATTGGCTCAAATACGAGTTAATGCAACACTTATTGCTAGAGGAAGCCATCTTGAATCTATGCAAAAAAATGGATTATATTTAGAAACAAATGATGGCATAAAACTTGTGCCGGTAAAGGCCACAGAT encodes:
- a CDS encoding biotin--[acetyl-CoA-carboxylase] ligase, coding for MELDNSAIGNNFIYLDQTTSTMDIARKYSNDSRNDGLVVFAEHQTKARGRLGRDWISAQNQNITFSILVYPDSEMINQLTIASSVIISRFLESINLLPQIKWPNDVLVNNHKIAGILVESLHQENIPTSAIIGIGLNVNFFPSTELTNGKTATSILHELGHTIDRSIILIELIKQFNSFYTKEHLWESIFEYWNQHLITLGQNITIKTNNQIQITGIAESVNQSGALKIRKENGDIEYIDYGEII
- a CDS encoding PQQ-dependent sugar dehydrogenase; protein product: MRNIILIVLSTIFTFSCQQEAELDSNDISIIHDYREYITNESLIELEQIQLTNTFDNPWAMEFIDDEMVIITEKDGKLSLVNLRNNTVSEINHTIPVTSYGQGGLLDIAYYNDYLYISFTIGNNKGKYTTAIGKGEFLSPYNEIKDFEILLEASPYLNSGAHFGSRILINRDNIYATIGERGSGKLSQNPANHIGSVVEINLNGSKNAARFSNYKDSLPEVFQIGLRNPQGLALAPNGNMYLSNHGAKGGDFIGLVLPNTNYGWNNIGWGGKNYIGTHIGTGKAFSDEYLKPILSWVPSIAPSDIVFYQGDEFLEWSNDLLVTSLKFKMLLKISIIDGNVSNETIILKDKIGRIRDVDVNSKGEIFLITDESNSTIWKITNPKRK